The following proteins come from a genomic window of Pseudomonas putida:
- a CDS encoding septal ring lytic transglycosylase RlpA family protein, with amino-acid sequence MLKRSLGTLALFSFLAGCASHDIDPRGYDQTGTASYYGSRHHGKRTASGEPFNQHGLTAAHRSLPFGTRVLVTNMANQRSVVVRINDRGPHTRGRLIDLSRAAAEKIGMLRSGTARVRVQGLSD; translated from the coding sequence TTGCTAAAACGATCCCTCGGCACCCTCGCCCTGTTTTCTTTCCTGGCCGGCTGCGCCAGCCATGACATCGACCCCCGCGGTTACGACCAAACGGGCACCGCTTCCTACTACGGGTCGCGCCACCACGGTAAACGCACCGCCAGTGGCGAACCGTTCAACCAGCACGGCCTTACCGCCGCCCACCGCAGCCTGCCTTTCGGCACGCGTGTACTGGTCACCAACATGGCCAACCAGCGCAGTGTGGTGGTACGTATCAACGACCGTGGCCCGCACACCCGCGGCCGCCTGATCGACCTGTCTCGCGCAGCAGCAGAAAAAATCGGCATGCTCCGTAGCGGAACAGCGCGCGTGCGGGTACAAGGGCTTAGCGACTGA
- the gatC gene encoding Asp-tRNA(Asn)/Glu-tRNA(Gln) amidotransferase subunit GatC, which produces MALERCDVEKIAHLARLGLNDGELPRITDALNSILGLVDQMQAVDTTGIEPLAHPLEASQRLRPDQVTESNQRDAYQAIAPSTESGLYLVPKVIE; this is translated from the coding sequence ATGGCGCTTGAACGCTGCGACGTGGAAAAGATCGCCCATCTGGCCCGCCTGGGCCTGAATGATGGCGAACTGCCACGCATTACTGACGCCCTGAACAGCATTCTCGGCCTGGTCGACCAGATGCAAGCGGTCGATACCACTGGCATCGAGCCCCTGGCCCACCCGCTGGAGGCCAGCCAGCGCCTGCGTCCCGACCAAGTCACCGAAAGCAACCAGCGCGACGCCTACCAGGCCATTGCGCCGTCGACCGAAAGCGGTCTGTACCTGGTTCCCAAAGTCATCGAGTAA
- a CDS encoding septum formation inhibitor Maf, translating into MTPLYLASGSPRRRELLTQIGVPFIVINAPVDESPLPSESAPAYVERLARAKAAAGLARVDGPAVVLGADTAVVLDGRILGKPENREDALAMLADLSGREHQVLTAVALDDGQRVHSFCVTSKVRFRAISTDEAQRYWASGEPVDKAGGYAVQGLGAVFVTGLSGSYSAVVGLPLCETADLLGQFGIACWQSPAHTPEVTNPQ; encoded by the coding sequence ATGACCCCGCTATACCTGGCTTCCGGCTCGCCCCGTCGTCGTGAACTGCTGACGCAGATCGGCGTGCCATTCATTGTCATCAATGCCCCCGTCGATGAATCTCCGCTGCCCAGCGAAAGCGCCCCTGCCTACGTCGAACGCCTGGCCCGGGCAAAGGCCGCCGCCGGCCTGGCCCGTGTCGACGGGCCGGCTGTAGTGCTCGGCGCAGACACTGCCGTGGTGCTCGATGGTCGTATTCTCGGCAAACCGGAAAACCGCGAAGATGCCTTGGCCATGCTGGCTGACCTGTCGGGCCGCGAGCATCAGGTGCTGACCGCTGTTGCCCTGGACGATGGCCAGCGGGTGCACAGTTTTTGCGTTACCAGCAAGGTGCGCTTTCGCGCCATCAGTACCGATGAAGCGCAGCGCTACTGGGCCAGCGGCGAGCCGGTCGACAAGGCAGGCGGCTATGCCGTCCAGGGGTTGGGTGCGGTGTTCGTCACCGGCCTCTCTGGCAGCTACTCGGCGGTGGTCGGCTTGCCGCTCTGTGAAACGGCGGATTTGCTTGGCCAGTTCGGCATTGCCTGCTGGCAATCGCCCGCGCATACGCCAGAGGTAACAAACCCGCAGTAG
- the gatB gene encoding Asp-tRNA(Asn)/Glu-tRNA(Gln) amidotransferase subunit GatB, with amino-acid sequence MQWEVVIGLEIHTQLATQSKIFSGSATTFGSEPNTQASLVDLGMPGVLPVLNEEAVRMACMFGLAIDAEIGKRNVFARKNYFYPDLPKGYQISQMDLPIVGKGHLDIALEDGTIKRIGVTRAHLEEDAGKSLHEDFSGSTGIDLNRAGTPLLEIVSEPDMRSAKEAVAYVKAIHALVRYLGICDGNMAEGSLRCDCNVSIRPKGQTEFGTRCEIKNVNSFRFIERAINSEIQRQIDLIEDGGKVVQETRLYDPNRDETRSMRSKEEANDYRYFPDPDLLPVVIEDSFLETIRAGLPELPPQKVERFQSQYGLSAYDANVLASSREQADYFEEVVKIGGDAKLAANWVMVELGSLLNKLGVEIDQAPVSAAQLGGMLLRIRDNTISGKIAKTVFEAMAAGEGDADSIIESKGLKQVTDTGAIDKMLDEMLAANAEQVEQYRAADEAKRGKMFGFFVGQAMKASKGKANPGQVNQLLKAKLEG; translated from the coding sequence ATGCAATGGGAAGTTGTGATCGGGCTGGAAATTCACACTCAGCTCGCCACCCAGTCGAAGATCTTCTCCGGCAGCGCTACCACCTTTGGCTCCGAGCCGAATACTCAGGCCAGCCTGGTTGACCTGGGCATGCCCGGTGTACTGCCGGTGCTGAACGAGGAAGCCGTGCGCATGGCGTGCATGTTCGGCCTGGCCATCGATGCCGAGATCGGCAAGCGCAACGTGTTCGCACGAAAAAACTACTTCTACCCGGACCTGCCCAAGGGCTACCAGATCAGCCAGATGGACCTGCCGATCGTCGGCAAGGGCCACCTGGACATCGCGCTGGAAGACGGCACCATCAAGCGCATCGGCGTAACTCGCGCGCACCTTGAAGAGGACGCCGGCAAGAGCCTGCACGAAGACTTCAGCGGTTCCACCGGTATCGACCTGAACCGTGCCGGCACCCCGCTGCTGGAAATCGTCTCCGAGCCTGACATGCGCAGCGCCAAGGAAGCCGTCGCCTACGTCAAGGCGATCCACGCGCTGGTGCGCTACCTGGGCATCTGCGACGGCAACATGGCCGAAGGTTCGCTGCGCTGCGACTGCAACGTATCGATCCGCCCGAAAGGCCAGACCGAGTTCGGCACTCGCTGCGAAATCAAGAACGTCAACTCGTTCCGCTTCATCGAGCGCGCGATCAACAGCGAAATCCAGCGCCAGATCGACCTGATCGAAGACGGTGGCAAAGTGGTGCAGGAGACCCGCCTGTACGACCCGAACCGTGACGAAACCCGCTCCATGCGCAGCAAAGAGGAAGCTAACGACTACCGTTACTTCCCCGATCCGGACCTGCTGCCGGTGGTCATCGAGGACAGCTTCCTCGAAACCATCCGCGCCGGCCTGCCGGAACTGCCCCCACAGAAGGTCGAGCGTTTCCAGAGCCAGTACGGCCTGTCGGCCTACGACGCCAACGTATTGGCTTCCAGCCGCGAACAGGCAGACTACTTCGAAGAAGTGGTGAAGATCGGGGGGGATGCCAAGCTGGCGGCCAACTGGGTCATGGTCGAACTGGGCAGCCTGCTGAACAAGCTGGGTGTCGAAATCGATCAGGCGCCGGTCAGCGCCGCGCAGCTGGGCGGCATGCTGCTGCGCATTCGTGACAACACCATCAGCGGCAAGATTGCCAAGACCGTGTTCGAGGCCATGGCCGCCGGTGAAGGCGATGCTGACAGCATCATCGAGAGCAAAGGCCTGAAACAGGTTACCGACACCGGGGCGATCGACAAGATGCTCGACGAAATGCTGGCAGCCAATGCCGAGCAGGTCGAACAGTATCGTGCAGCCGATGAGGCCAAGCGCGGCAAGATGTTCGGCTTCTTCGTCGGCCAGGCCATGAAAGCCTCCAAAGGCAAGGCCAACCCGGGGCAGGTGAACCAATTGCTCAAGGCCAAGCTCGAAGGGTGA
- a CDS encoding MreB/Mrl family cell shape determining protein, translating to MFKKLRGMFSSDLSIDLGTANTLIYVRERGIVLNEPSVVAIRTHGNQKSVVAVGTEAKRMLGRTPGNIAAIRPMKDGVIADFSVCEKMLQYFINKVHENSFLQPSPRVLICVPCKSTQVERRAIRESALGAGAREVFLIEEPMAAAIGAGLPVEEARGSMVVDIGGGTTEIALISLNGVVYAESVRVGGDRFDEAIVTYVRRNYGSLIGESTAERIKQEIGTAYPGGEVREVDVRGRNLAEGVPRAFTLNSNEVLEALQESLATIVQAVKSALEQSPPELASDIAERGLVLTGGGALLRDLDKLLAQETGLPVIVAEDPLTCVARGGGRALEMMDKHAMDLLSSE from the coding sequence ATGTTCAAGAAACTGCGTGGCATGTTTTCCAGCGATCTTTCTATCGACCTGGGTACTGCCAACACCCTTATTTACGTGCGTGAGCGCGGTATCGTCCTGAATGAGCCCTCGGTTGTTGCCATCCGTACCCATGGCAACCAGAAAAGCGTCGTCGCCGTCGGTACCGAAGCCAAACGCATGCTGGGCCGTACGCCTGGCAACATTGCAGCCATTCGTCCGATGAAGGACGGCGTCATCGCCGACTTCAGCGTCTGCGAAAAAATGTTGCAATATTTTATCAACAAGGTTCACGAGAACAGCTTCCTGCAGCCAAGCCCGCGCGTGCTGATCTGCGTGCCGTGCAAGTCGACCCAGGTCGAGCGTCGCGCCATCCGCGAGTCGGCCCTCGGTGCGGGTGCCCGTGAAGTGTTCCTGATCGAAGAGCCGATGGCCGCTGCCATCGGTGCAGGGCTGCCGGTTGAAGAGGCCCGCGGTTCCATGGTCGTCGATATCGGTGGTGGTACCACTGAAATCGCCCTGATCTCGCTGAACGGCGTGGTCTATGCCGAGTCCGTCCGTGTGGGCGGTGACCGCTTCGACGAAGCCATCGTTACCTACGTGCGCCGCAACTACGGCAGCTTGATCGGCGAATCCACCGCCGAGCGTATCAAGCAGGAAATCGGTACTGCCTACCCAGGTGGCGAAGTACGTGAAGTCGACGTACGTGGTCGTAACCTGGCCGAAGGCGTACCGCGTGCCTTCACCCTGAACTCCAACGAAGTGCTCGAAGCGCTGCAGGAATCGCTGGCGACCATCGTCCAGGCGGTCAAGAGCGCCCTCGAGCAATCGCCGCCGGAGCTTGCTTCGGACATCGCCGAGCGCGGCCTGGTGCTGACCGGTGGTGGTGCGCTGCTGCGTGACCTCGACAAACTGCTGGCCCAGGAAACCGGCCTGCCGGTAATCGTTGCCGAGGACCCGCTGACCTGCGTCGCCCGTGGCGGCGGTCGCGCCCTGGAAATGATGGACAAGCACGCGATGGACCTGCTCTCCAGCGAGTGA
- the mreD gene encoding rod shape-determining protein MreD: MAASRRNNGWIIWLTFAIGLLLSVSPMPQFMEVFRPMWLALLVSFWTLAVPNKVGMTTAFVLGLAEDVLYGTLLGQNALVLTLITFLVLSLQQRLRMFPMWQQSLVILVIFGIAQLIQLWLSALTGNRLPTLALVWSAVISALLWPWISFALRDLRRRLHIN, encoded by the coding sequence ATGGCTGCATCACGCCGCAACAACGGCTGGATCATCTGGCTTACTTTCGCCATCGGCCTGCTGCTCAGTGTTTCTCCCATGCCGCAGTTCATGGAGGTGTTCCGGCCCATGTGGCTGGCCTTGCTGGTGTCGTTCTGGACCCTTGCCGTGCCGAACAAAGTCGGCATGACCACGGCATTCGTGCTGGGCCTGGCCGAGGACGTGCTGTATGGCACCCTGCTGGGGCAGAATGCGCTGGTCCTTACCCTCATCACCTTTCTGGTGCTGTCCCTGCAGCAGCGTCTGCGCATGTTCCCCATGTGGCAGCAAAGCCTGGTCATTCTGGTGATCTTTGGCATCGCCCAGTTGATCCAGCTATGGCTCAGCGCACTGACCGGCAACCGCCTGCCCACCTTGGCGCTGGTTTGGTCGGCGGTAATCAGTGCCTTGCTCTGGCCGTGGATCAGCTTTGCCTTGCGCGACCTGCGTCGACGCTTGCATATCAACTGA
- the gatA gene encoding Asp-tRNA(Asn)/Glu-tRNA(Gln) amidotransferase subunit GatA — MHQLTLAEIARGLADKSFSSEELTGALLARIKQLDPQINSFISITDDLALGQARAADARRAAGETGALLGAPIAHKDLFCTNGVRTSCGSKMLDNFKAPYDATVVAKLAEAGMVTLGKTNMDEFAMGSANESSHYGAVKNPWNLEHVPGGSSGGSAAAVAARLLPATTGTDTGGSIRQPAALTNLTGLKPTYGRVSRWGMIAYASSLDQGGPLARTAEDCALLLQGMAGFDAKDSTSIEEPVPDYSASLNASLQGLRIGLPKEYFGAGLDPRIADLVQASVKELEKLGAVVKEISLPNMQHAIPAYYVIAPAEASSNLSRFDGVRFGYRCEEPKDLTDLYKRSRGEGFGAEVQRRIMVGTYALSAGYYDAYYVKAQQIRRLIKNDFMAAFNDVDLILGPTTPNPAWKLGAKSSDPVAAYLEDVYTITANLAGLPGLSMPAGFVDGLPVGVQLLAPYFQEGRLLNVAHRYQQVTDWHTRAPNGF, encoded by the coding sequence ATGCATCAATTGACCCTGGCCGAGATCGCCCGCGGACTCGCCGACAAATCGTTTTCTTCCGAAGAGCTGACTGGCGCGCTGCTGGCGCGCATCAAACAGCTCGACCCACAGATCAACAGCTTCATCAGCATCACCGACGACCTGGCCCTGGGCCAGGCGCGTGCCGCCGATGCCCGGCGCGCCGCTGGCGAAACCGGCGCGCTGCTGGGTGCACCGATTGCCCACAAAGACCTGTTCTGCACCAACGGCGTACGCACCAGCTGCGGCTCGAAGATGCTCGACAACTTCAAGGCGCCCTATGACGCCACGGTGGTCGCCAAGCTGGCCGAAGCCGGCATGGTCACCCTGGGCAAGACCAACATGGACGAGTTCGCCATGGGTTCGGCCAACGAATCCAGCCATTACGGCGCGGTGAAAAACCCATGGAACCTTGAGCACGTTCCGGGCGGCTCGTCCGGTGGTTCGGCCGCTGCAGTGGCCGCGCGCCTGCTGCCCGCCACCACGGGCACCGACACCGGCGGCTCGATCCGCCAACCCGCGGCACTGACCAACCTCACCGGCCTCAAGCCAACGTACGGTCGTGTGTCACGCTGGGGCATGATCGCCTACGCCTCCAGCCTCGACCAAGGCGGCCCGCTGGCCCGCACCGCCGAGGACTGCGCGCTGCTGCTGCAAGGCATGGCCGGCTTTGATGCCAAGGATTCCACCAGCATCGAAGAACCGGTGCCGGACTACAGCGCCAGCCTGAACGCTTCGTTGCAGGGCCTGCGCATCGGCCTGCCGAAAGAGTACTTCGGCGCCGGCCTCGACCCCCGCATCGCCGACCTGGTCCAGGCCAGCGTCAAAGAGCTGGAAAAGCTCGGTGCAGTGGTCAAGGAAATCAGCCTGCCGAACATGCAGCATGCCATTCCGGCCTACTACGTGATCGCCCCGGCTGAAGCCTCTTCCAACCTGTCGCGTTTCGACGGCGTACGCTTCGGCTACCGCTGCGAAGAGCCCAAAGACCTCACCGACCTGTACAAGCGCTCACGCGGCGAAGGCTTCGGCGCTGAAGTACAGCGCCGCATCATGGTCGGGACCTACGCCCTGTCGGCCGGTTACTACGACGCCTACTACGTGAAGGCGCAGCAAATCCGCCGCCTGATCAAGAACGACTTCATGGCCGCCTTCAACGATGTCGACCTGATTCTCGGCCCGACCACGCCAAACCCGGCCTGGAAGCTTGGCGCCAAGAGCAGCGACCCGGTTGCCGCGTATCTCGAAGACGTCTACACCATCACCGCCAACCTGGCGGGCCTGCCAGGCCTGTCGATGCCTGCGGGCTTCGTCGACGGCCTGCCGGTCGGCGTGCAGCTGCTGGCGCCGTACTTCCAGGAAGGCCGCCTGCTTAACGTCGCGCACCGCTACCAGCAGGTGACCGACTGGCACACCCGCGCCCCCAACGGCTTCTGA
- a CDS encoding amino acid permease, whose amino-acid sequence MQDQSTPERLQRGLKNRHIQLIALGGAIGTGLFLGIAQTIQLAGPSVLLGYAIAGLMAFLIMRQLGEMVVEEPVAGSFSHFAHQYWSEFAGFVSGWNYWVVYVLVGMAELTAVGIYVQYWWPDFPTWATAAIFFVVINLINLTQVKVYGEMEFWFALVKVVAIVSMIGFGAWLLGSGHGGPDASVANLWQYGGFFPNGVTGLVMALAVIMFSFGGLELVGITAAEADNPRQSIPKATNQVVYRILIFYIGALAVLLSLYPWQKVVQGGSPFVMIFHELDSDLVATILNIVVLTAALSVYNSCVYANSRMLFGLASQGDAPRQLLKVSRSGVPLTALGVSAFATGLCVLINYLMPGGAFGLLMALAVSALVINWASISITHLKFRKAKLAAGITPFYRSLGHPLTNYLCLAFIVLILVVMYLTPPIRISVMLIPAWIAVLWLAFKMKKARQAKG is encoded by the coding sequence ATGCAAGACCAGAGCACGCCCGAGCGGTTACAGCGCGGGCTGAAGAATCGCCATATCCAGCTGATCGCGCTGGGCGGGGCCATCGGTACCGGCTTGTTCCTGGGCATTGCCCAGACCATTCAGTTGGCCGGCCCCTCCGTGTTGCTGGGCTACGCCATCGCCGGCCTGATGGCCTTCCTGATCATGCGCCAGCTGGGCGAAATGGTGGTGGAAGAGCCGGTCGCCGGCAGCTTCAGCCACTTCGCCCACCAATACTGGAGCGAGTTTGCCGGCTTTGTCTCAGGCTGGAATTACTGGGTGGTGTACGTGCTGGTCGGCATGGCCGAGCTGACGGCGGTAGGTATCTACGTGCAGTACTGGTGGCCGGACTTCCCCACCTGGGCCACGGCGGCGATCTTCTTCGTGGTGATCAACCTGATCAACCTGACCCAGGTAAAGGTCTATGGCGAGATGGAGTTCTGGTTCGCCCTGGTCAAGGTGGTAGCGATCGTCAGCATGATCGGCTTTGGTGCCTGGTTGCTGGGCAGCGGTCATGGTGGCCCGGATGCCAGCGTGGCCAACCTGTGGCAGTACGGCGGCTTCTTCCCTAACGGCGTCACTGGTCTGGTAATGGCCCTGGCGGTGATCATGTTCTCGTTCGGTGGCCTGGAGCTGGTCGGCATCACGGCTGCCGAGGCTGACAACCCGCGCCAGAGCATCCCCAAGGCCACCAACCAGGTGGTGTACCGCATCCTGATTTTCTACATCGGTGCCTTGGCAGTGCTGTTGTCGCTGTACCCTTGGCAGAAGGTGGTGCAGGGCGGCAGCCCGTTCGTGATGATCTTCCACGAACTGGACAGCGACCTGGTGGCGACCATCCTCAATATCGTGGTGTTGACGGCTGCGCTCTCGGTGTACAACAGCTGTGTGTACGCCAATAGCCGTATGCTGTTCGGCCTGGCTAGCCAGGGCGATGCGCCGCGTCAGTTGCTGAAGGTAAGCCGTAGCGGTGTGCCGCTGACCGCGCTGGGCGTCTCGGCCTTTGCGACCGGCCTGTGCGTGCTGATCAACTACCTGATGCCGGGTGGGGCCTTTGGCTTGCTGATGGCGTTGGCGGTGTCTGCGCTGGTAATCAACTGGGCGAGCATCAGCATCACCCACCTGAAGTTCCGCAAGGCCAAGCTGGCTGCCGGCATCACCCCTTTCTACAGAAGCCTGGGGCACCCACTGACCAACTACCTGTGCCTGGCATTCATTGTGCTGATCCTGGTGGTGATGTACCTGACGCCGCCAATTCGCATCTCGGTAATGCTGATCCCGGCATGGATCGCTGTGCTGTGGCTCGCCTTCAAGATGAAGAAGGCGCGCCAGGCCAAGGGCTGA
- the mreC gene encoding rod shape-determining protein MreC has translation MKPLFSKGPSLGVRLLVLVVMSVALMVVDARFDVLKPVRSQMGLVLMESYWITDLPQRAWQGVAGQFGSRTELIAENEKLKTEALLLQGRLQKLAALTEQNVRLRELLNSSALVNEKVEVAELIGVDPNPFTHRILINKGERDGVFLGQPVLDARGLMGQVVELMPYTARVLLLTDTTHSIPVQVNRNGLRAIASGTGNPERLELRHVADTADIKEGDLLVSSGMGQRFPAGYPVATVNEVIHDSGQPFAIVRAIPTAALNRSRYMLLVFSDRRSPEQRATDAAIAQEEADRKGAAPAGQPAATGDQVAPAAGTPAAAVAPAAPVTPVAQPAAPAAAPATPAAPAQPRRQ, from the coding sequence ATTAAACCGCTTTTCTCCAAGGGCCCTTCGCTGGGCGTTCGCCTGCTCGTTCTGGTGGTGATGTCAGTCGCGTTGATGGTTGTCGACGCGCGCTTTGACGTGCTCAAGCCCGTGCGCAGCCAGATGGGCCTGGTGCTGATGGAGTCGTACTGGATCACCGATTTGCCGCAGCGTGCCTGGCAAGGTGTGGCCGGCCAGTTCGGTAGCCGCACCGAGCTGATTGCCGAAAACGAGAAGCTCAAGACTGAAGCCCTGCTGCTGCAGGGGCGCCTGCAGAAGCTGGCGGCCCTGACCGAGCAGAACGTGCGGCTGCGCGAGTTGCTCAACTCTTCGGCGCTGGTCAACGAAAAGGTCGAAGTGGCCGAGCTGATCGGTGTCGACCCCAACCCGTTTACCCACCGCATTCTGATCAACAAGGGTGAGCGTGATGGTGTTTTTCTGGGCCAGCCGGTGCTCGACGCCCGCGGCCTGATGGGCCAGGTCGTAGAGTTGATGCCCTACACCGCGCGGGTGCTGCTGCTGACCGATACCACCCACAGCATTCCGGTGCAGGTCAACCGCAACGGTCTGCGTGCCATTGCCAGCGGCACTGGCAACCCGGAGCGCCTGGAGTTGCGCCATGTGGCCGACACTGCCGACATCAAGGAAGGCGACCTGCTGGTCAGTTCCGGCATGGGGCAGCGCTTTCCTGCCGGTTACCCGGTGGCCACGGTCAACGAAGTGATCCACGATTCCGGCCAGCCCTTTGCCATCGTCCGCGCCATCCCCACCGCCGCGCTTAACCGCAGCCGCTATATGTTGCTGGTGTTCAGTGACCGGCGTAGCCCGGAGCAGCGCGCCACCGATGCCGCCATTGCTCAGGAGGAGGCTGACCGCAAGGGGGCTGCACCTGCTGGTCAGCCGGCCGCTACCGGTGATCAGGTTGCGCCAGCCGCTGGTACGCCGGCCGCGGCGGTCGCACCGGCAGCTCCGGTCACTCCGGTCGCGCAGCCCGCAGCCCCGGCTGCTGCACCTGCCACGCCGGCCGCACCCGCTCAACCCCGGAGGCAATGA
- a CDS encoding calcium/sodium antiporter, protein MGVALLLLVGGAELLVRSALRLAQRLHVRPLIIGLSLVAFGSTAPQLTVSLQAAYQGAPDVAVGSVIGSNIFNVLVILGLAALIIPLRVSRQLVRLDIPLMIVASGLVYALSANARLGRVEGALLLLGLAGYLAMLWHQSRHYARTYPAPDAARSGAGRFWAGTLLQVLVGLGLLSLAGHLLLEAAIEVATDLGLSERIIGLTVVAICTSLPELAAALIAALRGEREIAVGTVIGSNLFNLLAVLGLTALITPEPLSISPNALSFDLPVMLGVAVLSLPVFYSGYRITRAEGLVFLCLYLAYGLHVAAFTMGMPLAGRLERLMLFYVLPVLATVLLYTTVRAWRRQH, encoded by the coding sequence ATGGGCGTTGCCCTGCTGTTGCTGGTCGGCGGCGCCGAGTTACTGGTGCGCTCCGCTTTGCGCCTGGCGCAACGCCTGCATGTTCGTCCGCTGATCATAGGCCTGAGCCTGGTGGCCTTCGGCAGCACCGCGCCACAATTGACCGTCAGCCTCCAGGCTGCCTACCAGGGCGCGCCGGATGTGGCAGTAGGCAGCGTGATAGGCAGCAACATCTTCAACGTACTGGTCATTCTCGGCCTGGCCGCACTGATCATCCCGCTGCGGGTGTCACGCCAGCTGGTGCGCCTGGACATTCCATTGATGATCGTCGCCAGCGGGCTGGTGTATGCACTGTCCGCCAATGCCCGCCTGGGCAGGGTTGAAGGGGCACTGTTATTGCTTGGGCTGGCCGGTTACCTGGCCATGCTCTGGCACCAGTCGCGCCACTACGCACGCACCTACCCTGCCCCGGACGCCGCCAGGTCAGGTGCCGGGCGCTTCTGGGCAGGTACGCTGCTGCAGGTACTGGTCGGCCTTGGCCTGCTGAGCCTGGCGGGCCACTTGTTACTGGAAGCTGCCATCGAGGTGGCCACCGACCTGGGCCTGTCCGAGCGCATCATCGGCCTGACGGTGGTTGCCATCTGCACCTCCCTGCCGGAACTGGCCGCTGCGCTGATCGCCGCCTTGCGTGGCGAACGGGAGATCGCGGTGGGCACGGTGATCGGCAGCAACCTGTTCAACCTGCTGGCCGTATTGGGCCTGACCGCACTGATCACCCCGGAGCCACTGTCGATTTCGCCTAACGCGCTGTCTTTCGATCTGCCTGTAATGCTCGGCGTTGCCGTACTGAGCCTGCCAGTGTTCTATTCCGGTTACCGCATCACTCGCGCCGAAGGCCTGGTGTTTCTTTGCCTGTACCTGGCCTACGGCCTTCATGTGGCGGCTTTTACCATGGGTATGCCGCTGGCTGGCCGCCTGGAGCGATTGATGCTGTTCTATGTACTGCCGGTGCTCGCCACAGTGCTGCTGTACACCACCGTGCGTGCCTGGCGGAGGCAGCATTGA
- a CDS encoding AEC family transporter, translating into MLALLIQTLNITAPVFAMLFMGVLLKRIHLIDDNFNRVASQLVFNVCMPALLFLGIYHADLAAAVKPGVLLYFIVATLAGFGIAWGMAIWRSPMADRGIYTQGAFRGNNGVIGLALAASLYGDYGISLGAVLAGLVILMYNSLSAVVLAVYSPDLKSDPWSICKSIFSNPLIISVLVAAPMAYGQVPLPNWLLTSGDYLAQMTLPLALICIGGTLSLAALRNCGRLAIDASLVKMLWLPLLGTLGAWFCGFRGAELGILFLYMGSPTAAASYVMARAANGNHELAASIIVITTLMAAITTNIGIFILQWGGWI; encoded by the coding sequence ATGCTCGCCCTTCTTATCCAGACCCTGAACATCACGGCGCCGGTATTCGCCATGCTGTTCATGGGCGTCCTGCTCAAACGCATACACTTGATCGACGACAACTTCAACCGTGTCGCCTCGCAGCTGGTGTTCAACGTCTGCATGCCGGCGCTGCTGTTCCTCGGCATCTACCACGCCGACCTGGCCGCAGCGGTCAAGCCCGGTGTCCTCCTGTATTTCATCGTCGCCACCCTGGCCGGTTTCGGCATTGCCTGGGGCATGGCCATCTGGCGCAGCCCGATGGCCGACCGGGGCATCTATACCCAGGGCGCCTTCCGCGGCAACAACGGTGTGATCGGCCTGGCCCTGGCCGCCAGCCTGTACGGTGACTATGGCATTTCCCTGGGGGCGGTGCTCGCAGGCCTGGTCATCCTCATGTACAACTCGCTGTCAGCGGTGGTACTGGCGGTGTACAGCCCGGACCTCAAGTCCGATCCGTGGAGTATCTGCAAGAGCATTTTCAGCAACCCGCTGATCATCAGCGTGCTGGTGGCCGCACCGATGGCTTACGGTCAGGTGCCGCTGCCTAACTGGTTGCTGACCTCGGGTGACTACCTGGCACAGATGACCCTGCCGCTGGCGCTGATCTGTATCGGTGGCACGCTGTCACTGGCAGCGCTGCGTAACTGTGGCCGGCTGGCCATCGATGCCAGCCTCGTGAAAATGCTCTGGCTGCCGCTGCTCGGCACCCTTGGGGCCTGGTTTTGCGGGTTTCGCGGGGCGGAGCTGGGCATCCTGTTCCTGTACATGGGCAGCCCGACCGCTGCAGCCAGCTACGTGATGGCGCGGGCGGCCAACGGCAATCATGAACTGGCCGCGTCGATCATCGTGATTACCACGCTAATGGCGGCGATCACCACCAACATTGGTATTTTCATCTTGCAGTGGGGCGGATGGATCTAG